A stretch of Acidovorax sp. RAC01 DNA encodes these proteins:
- a CDS encoding PelD GGDEF domain-containing protein, translating into MARISSQLPDQRAADPGAAEKPGANGFTGSPLGKLTAVGDRPVTVLLETALVPVVTVGLGYLFSPQDPLGVAADYHWSWLAPIIVALRYGPLAGLGAAGVLLAAWFALNLGHFDQFPQVFFLGGLITVMLVGEFSSLWRARTRRAEVVQHYLDQRLEHLIRQYYLLRLSHDRLEQELIGRPMSMRDALKTLHGLGAEPQDAQVLLRLLAQYCQISCAALHPVRDDEVDPTPLATLGTPASFQRADPLAAQAIETRMLCHVVQATVRQERSQYLVAAPLLDIGGETYAVLLVEDMPFFSLQEEGLQTMNLLLGYYTDGLSTHALAAPLLAEFAQCPAEFAFELERLTRIEQSTGVPSIVVALEFNQGAIARDLPQQMLRLKRLMDEVWLIDGTSRAVLAVLMPLGEASTAEGFIARLEGWMTAKEGMSLAQAGVYPYQFPLTQFDQPRELLNRLHQLAHA; encoded by the coding sequence ATGGCCCGCATATCGTCCCAACTGCCCGATCAACGGGCCGCTGATCCCGGCGCGGCCGAAAAACCGGGCGCGAACGGATTCACCGGCTCGCCCCTGGGCAAGCTCACGGCGGTGGGTGACCGCCCAGTGACCGTTCTGCTGGAGACAGCGCTGGTGCCCGTGGTCACAGTCGGGCTTGGGTATCTTTTCAGCCCGCAGGACCCGCTGGGTGTGGCTGCCGACTACCACTGGTCATGGCTTGCGCCCATCATCGTCGCGCTCCGGTACGGCCCCCTGGCAGGCCTGGGCGCGGCCGGGGTTCTGCTGGCAGCCTGGTTTGCGCTCAACCTGGGCCACTTCGACCAGTTCCCGCAGGTCTTTTTTCTGGGCGGGCTCATCACGGTGATGCTGGTGGGCGAGTTTTCCAGCCTCTGGCGCGCTCGCACGCGGCGCGCCGAAGTCGTGCAGCACTACCTGGACCAGCGGCTGGAGCACCTGATCCGCCAGTACTACCTGCTGCGGCTTTCACATGACCGGCTCGAACAGGAGCTCATCGGCAGGCCGATGTCGATGCGCGACGCGCTCAAGACCCTGCATGGCCTGGGCGCCGAGCCCCAGGATGCGCAGGTGCTGCTGCGCCTGCTTGCACAGTACTGCCAGATCAGCTGCGCGGCGCTGCACCCGGTGCGCGACGACGAAGTGGACCCGACCCCTCTGGCCACGCTGGGCACACCTGCGAGTTTCCAGCGCGCCGACCCGCTTGCCGCACAGGCCATCGAAACACGCATGCTGTGCCATGTGGTGCAGGCCACCGTGCGCCAGGAAAGAAGCCAGTATCTGGTGGCGGCGCCGCTGCTGGACATTGGCGGTGAGACTTACGCAGTGCTGCTGGTGGAAGACATGCCCTTTTTCTCGCTGCAGGAAGAAGGCCTGCAGACGATGAACCTGCTGCTGGGCTACTACACCGATGGACTCTCCACCCACGCTCTCGCCGCACCGCTGTTAGCGGAGTTCGCGCAATGCCCGGCCGAGTTTGCCTTTGAACTGGAACGGCTGACCCGCATAGAGCAATCCACCGGGGTGCCCAGCATCGTCGTTGCGCTGGAGTTCAACCAGGGGGCCATCGCACGCGACCTGCCGCAACAGATGCTGCGCCTCAAGCGCCTGATGGACGAGGTCTGGCTGATCGACGGGACCAGCCGCGCCGTGCTGGCGGTGCTGATGCCGCTGGGCGAGGCATCGACGGCGGAAGGTTTCATCGCACGCCTTGAAGGCTGGATGACCGCCAAGGAAGGGATGTCGCTGGCCCAGGCGGGTGTGTACCCGTACCAGTTTCCGCTGACACAGTTCGATCAGCCCCGCGAGCTGTTGAACCGGTTGCACCAGCTGGCCCATGCTTAA
- a CDS encoding spherulation-specific family 4 protein — MPQHSPSSVRLLAAVSTAALLTACGGGGSDSPAATVLLSVTAQPSSSGVYDTRTPIPVQAQVQVNGSAAPDGTVVSLALQGGSFTPVAPTTRAGAATSSLTASSPGVQTLQASATVNGVTASTSQTLILRPAPAALEILVPAYFLPSTNTGWSQMAAAAASTPDVRITAILNPSNGVFTTANASLLQAARELVNAGGAVVGYVYTRYGTGARPMSEIKTNIDRYLDLYGRGVISGIFLDEMAADARQIEFYREIYSYIKAKDASLRVLGNPGLIPAQAYSAVADQLVTFEGTASQYQNYDPRTNAPWLYSLANTQLASLVHNADTCTAMQAMVRSAASGRYNAGAVYSTHLPYDAATGVGNPWASLPTYWTSLVSTVRAVNTGTALPAC, encoded by the coding sequence ATGCCACAACACTCCCCCAGTTCCGTTCGCCTCCTGGCAGCCGTCAGCACTGCAGCCCTGCTGACCGCCTGTGGCGGCGGTGGATCCGACTCACCAGCCGCCACTGTCTTGCTGAGCGTGACGGCACAGCCCAGCAGCAGCGGCGTGTACGACACGCGCACGCCGATTCCCGTCCAGGCGCAGGTACAGGTCAACGGCAGTGCAGCGCCCGACGGCACCGTGGTCAGCCTGGCACTGCAGGGCGGCAGCTTTACGCCCGTGGCCCCCACGACGCGTGCCGGTGCAGCCACCAGCTCGCTCACGGCCTCGAGCCCGGGCGTGCAGACGCTGCAGGCCAGTGCCACGGTCAACGGCGTCACGGCCAGCACCAGCCAGACGCTGATCCTGCGGCCTGCGCCTGCCGCACTGGAAATCCTGGTGCCTGCGTATTTCCTGCCCTCCACCAACACCGGCTGGAGCCAGATGGCAGCTGCCGCTGCGAGCACGCCGGACGTTCGCATCACGGCCATCCTGAACCCTTCCAACGGCGTGTTCACCACCGCAAATGCCTCGCTGCTGCAGGCAGCGCGCGAGCTGGTCAACGCCGGCGGCGCGGTGGTGGGCTATGTGTACACCCGGTATGGCACCGGTGCGCGGCCCATGAGCGAGATCAAGACCAACATCGACCGGTACCTTGACCTGTACGGCCGCGGCGTGATCAGCGGCATCTTCCTGGACGAAATGGCCGCGGACGCGCGCCAGATCGAGTTCTACCGGGAGATCTACAGCTACATCAAGGCCAAGGACGCATCGCTGCGGGTCCTGGGCAACCCGGGCCTGATACCGGCACAGGCCTACAGCGCCGTGGCCGACCAGCTGGTGACCTTCGAGGGCACCGCCAGCCAGTACCAGAACTACGACCCGCGCACCAATGCGCCCTGGCTCTACAGCCTTGCCAACACACAGCTGGCGTCGCTGGTGCACAACGCCGATACCTGCACGGCAATGCAGGCGATGGTGCGCTCGGCTGCGTCGGGCCGGTACAACGCGGGTGCCGTCTACAGCACGCACCTACCCTACGATGCAGCGACCGGCGTCGGAAACCCGTGGGCCAGCCTGCCGACCTACTGGACGTCGCTGGTGAGCACCGTGCGCGCCGTCAACACCGGCACCGCCTTGCCCGCCTGCTGA
- the pelG gene encoding exopolysaccharide Pel transporter PelG yields MAGIGFELRRMLRKNTLSGLLQAYAYAGVIGSGPWVFSIVGILLVGIFSASVVVPNFLVTQFQTSVTYLVAGSLILTGLVQLAFTRFVSDRLFEKQRQLILPNLHGLLLIVMVTSAGLGTVALFTVFPGERLLYRMLMLAGFGIMSAVWILAILLSGMKRYRAITILFGGAYALIVVAALLMRPWGLEGLLGGFVLGNFVLMTGMWVLVVREFSPQGPLIAFDFARQDWLYPSLMLIGFLYNLGIWADKFMFWYFPPTSDAIVGGLRASLIYDLPVFLSYLSIIPGMAVFLVRIETDFVEYYDKFYDAVRSGGSLEYIEAMRDEMVYSIQQGLGEIAKIQTLAVLVTFVAGPAVLDAFGISHLYLPLLHVQVIGAGLQVGLMAILNVFFYLDHRRIVLVLCAEMVLLNIALTALTQYLGAAFYGYGFAVSMLITLCTGLVLLTRQLNRLEYETFMLQ; encoded by the coding sequence ATGGCAGGCATCGGCTTCGAGCTGCGGCGCATGTTGCGCAAGAACACACTGTCAGGCTTGCTGCAGGCCTATGCGTACGCTGGCGTCATCGGCTCCGGCCCCTGGGTGTTCTCGATTGTCGGCATCCTGCTCGTCGGTATCTTCAGTGCCAGCGTGGTGGTGCCCAATTTTCTGGTCACGCAATTTCAGACCTCGGTCACCTACCTGGTGGCCGGCAGCCTGATCCTGACCGGGCTTGTGCAACTGGCATTCACACGCTTTGTATCCGACCGGCTGTTCGAGAAGCAGCGGCAACTGATCCTGCCCAACCTGCACGGGCTGCTGCTCATCGTGATGGTGACCTCTGCCGGGCTGGGAACAGTTGCGCTTTTTACCGTGTTCCCGGGCGAGCGGCTGCTCTACCGCATGCTGATGCTGGCGGGGTTCGGCATCATGAGCGCGGTGTGGATCCTTGCGATCCTGCTGTCGGGCATGAAGCGCTACCGTGCCATCACCATCCTGTTCGGTGGTGCCTATGCGCTCATCGTTGTGGCGGCGCTGCTCATGCGGCCCTGGGGCCTGGAGGGCCTGCTGGGCGGCTTCGTACTGGGCAACTTCGTGCTGATGACCGGCATGTGGGTGCTGGTGGTGCGTGAATTCAGTCCGCAGGGACCGCTCATCGCTTTCGACTTCGCGCGCCAGGACTGGCTGTACCCATCGCTGATGCTCATCGGCTTCCTGTACAACCTGGGCATCTGGGCCGACAAGTTCATGTTCTGGTACTTTCCGCCCACATCCGACGCCATCGTCGGCGGGCTGCGCGCCTCGCTCATCTACGACCTGCCGGTGTTTCTGTCCTACCTGTCGATCATTCCGGGCATGGCGGTGTTTCTGGTGCGCATCGAGACCGACTTTGTCGAGTATTACGACAAGTTCTATGACGCGGTGCGCAGTGGCGGGTCGCTCGAATACATCGAGGCCATGCGCGACGAAATGGTCTACTCGATCCAGCAGGGGTTGGGGGAAATTGCAAAGATCCAGACACTGGCCGTGCTCGTCACCTTTGTGGCCGGGCCGGCGGTGCTGGATGCCTTTGGCATTTCCCACCTGTACCTGCCCTTGCTCCATGTCCAGGTGATCGGAGCGGGCCTTCAAGTGGGCCTGATGGCCATCCTCAATGTTTTCTTCTACCTCGACCATCGACGTATCGTGCTGGTGCTGTGTGCAGAGATGGTGCTGCTCAACATTGCCCTCACGGCGCTCACACAGTATCTGGGCGCTGCGTTTTACGGCTACGGCTTTGCAGTGTCGATGCTGATCACGCTGTGCACGGGCCTGGTGCTGCTCACCCGCCAGCTCAACCGGCTGGAGTACGAAACCTTCATGCTGCAATGA
- the pelF gene encoding GT4 family glycosyltransferase PelF, with protein MSQHPKAEQADIALLLEGTFPYVSGGVSSWINQIIRAFPEYTYAIIFLGSQSRDYPKFKYELPANVVHFEQHFLYDHLSANDLPRAREGDPATFRILRDIIETLRQGTADTASALEMLRAVTHEMRPGGKFPLDDFLYSEQSWELICDTYRSYCTDPSFVDYFWTVRIMFQPLWTLARVAHNMPAVRVLHSASTGYAGYLGALLHDARGVPLVLSEHGIYTKERQIDLLKSEWIRDNRNIFQRDPTELSYFRQMWIRLFEWLGRYCYAAANPIIALYETNRLRQVHDGADPARTFNIPNGIQLSRFSPMRAKRPAQVPPVLCLIGRVVPIKDVKTFIRAMRRVVNQVPDAEGWIAGPTDEDQAYAQECQNLVRSLGLENHVKFLGFQKVEDLMPRIGLVVLSSISEALPLVILEGYAAGVPTISTDVGSCRQLIEGLSEEDRALGPSGSVVGIADPQALADAAIALLADPEAWQRASTAAIARVERYYTDTMMFESYRQVYRKALQGSASATATETH; from the coding sequence ATGAGCCAGCATCCGAAAGCCGAGCAGGCTGACATCGCGCTGCTGCTGGAGGGCACCTTTCCCTACGTCAGCGGCGGCGTCTCCAGCTGGATCAACCAGATCATCCGGGCGTTCCCCGAGTACACGTACGCCATCATCTTCCTGGGGAGCCAGAGCCGCGACTACCCCAAGTTCAAGTACGAGCTGCCGGCCAACGTCGTCCATTTCGAGCAGCACTTCCTGTACGACCACCTGTCGGCCAACGACCTTCCCCGCGCGCGCGAGGGCGATCCGGCCACGTTCCGCATCCTGCGCGACATCATCGAGACCCTGCGCCAGGGGACTGCCGATACGGCTTCGGCACTGGAGATGCTGCGCGCGGTGACCCACGAGATGCGCCCGGGCGGCAAGTTCCCGCTCGATGATTTCCTGTACAGCGAGCAGTCGTGGGAGTTGATCTGCGACACCTACCGCAGCTACTGCACCGACCCTTCCTTCGTGGACTATTTCTGGACGGTGCGCATCATGTTCCAGCCCCTGTGGACGCTGGCCCGGGTGGCGCACAACATGCCGGCCGTTCGCGTGCTGCACAGCGCCTCCACTGGCTACGCGGGCTATCTGGGGGCGCTGCTGCATGACGCACGCGGTGTGCCACTGGTGCTGTCGGAGCACGGTATTTACACCAAGGAACGGCAGATCGACCTGCTCAAGAGTGAATGGATACGCGACAACCGCAACATTTTCCAGCGGGACCCCACCGAGCTGTCGTATTTCCGCCAGATGTGGATACGTCTCTTTGAGTGGCTGGGCCGGTATTGCTACGCCGCGGCCAACCCCATCATTGCCTTGTATGAAACCAACCGCCTGCGCCAGGTGCACGATGGCGCCGACCCTGCGCGGACGTTCAACATTCCCAATGGCATCCAGCTTTCGCGCTTTTCGCCCATGCGCGCCAAACGGCCTGCGCAGGTGCCGCCTGTGCTGTGCCTGATCGGCCGCGTGGTGCCCATCAAGGACGTCAAGACCTTTATCCGCGCCATGCGGCGCGTGGTCAACCAGGTGCCTGATGCCGAAGGCTGGATTGCCGGACCCACCGACGAAGACCAGGCCTACGCGCAGGAATGCCAGAACCTGGTGCGCAGCCTGGGCCTCGAAAATCACGTGAAGTTCCTGGGATTCCAGAAGGTGGAAGACCTCATGCCACGCATCGGCCTCGTGGTGCTCTCGTCCATCAGCGAGGCGTTGCCACTGGTGATCCTGGAGGGCTATGCGGCCGGTGTTCCCACCATATCGACCGATGTCGGCTCGTGCCGGCAGCTCATCGAGGGCCTCAGCGAAGAAGACCGGGCCCTCGGGCCCAGCGGCAGCGTCGTCGGCATTGCCGACCCACAGGCACTGGCCGACGCCGCCATTGCACTGCTGGCAGACCCCGAGGCCTGGCAGCGCGCCAGCACGGCCGCCATTGCCCGCGTGGAACGCTACTACACCGACACGATGATGTTTGAAAGCTACCGGCAGGTTTATCGCAAGGCCCTCCAAGGCAGTGCAAGCGCAACGGCCACGGAGACCCACTGA
- a CDS encoding penicillin-binding protein activator LpoB, translated as MNTLLPLARLIKASALALLLAAVAACSTVDRGKAPALTTNATWTVLPFANHTETPMAGNRAESIAEALLTARGIGKVRRYAATAQQEALFDAGDTKRQDDALAWAREQGIRYALAGSVDEWRYKVGVDGEPAAGVTLRIIDVASGDVVWSGVGGKSGWSREALSAVAQKLIRELLNTGLSGAR; from the coding sequence ATGAACACCCTACTCCCACTCGCGCGGCTGATCAAAGCCTCTGCACTCGCACTGCTGCTGGCAGCCGTAGCTGCCTGCTCTACGGTGGACCGGGGCAAAGCGCCCGCGCTGACCACCAACGCCACCTGGACGGTTCTGCCGTTCGCCAACCACACCGAAACCCCGATGGCGGGCAACCGGGCCGAAAGCATTGCCGAGGCGCTGCTGACGGCACGCGGCATCGGCAAGGTCCGGCGCTATGCGGCTACCGCGCAACAGGAAGCCTTGTTCGATGCCGGCGACACCAAGCGCCAGGACGACGCGCTGGCGTGGGCCCGGGAGCAGGGCATCCGCTATGCCCTGGCGGGATCGGTGGACGAGTGGCGCTACAAGGTCGGTGTGGACGGAGAACCCGCCGCCGGTGTGACCCTGCGCATCATTGACGTGGCCTCCGGCGACGTGGTGTGGAGCGGAGTGGGCGGCAAGAGCGGATGGAGCCGAGAAGCACTGTCTGCCGTGGCGCAGAAGCTCATTCGCGAGCTGCTCAACACCGGCCTTTCCGGTGCGCGCTAA